The Rhodamnia argentea isolate NSW1041297 chromosome 10, ASM2092103v1, whole genome shotgun sequence sequence AAGTGACCAAAAACAGCATTTCTGGTTTATACTTCACATCCATCAAGTTCTTTTGCACTTCCTTAGTGTGAAGTTGCGTCCTGGACTCGTGCATTGGAAGCAAAAGATAAAACTATATACAAGTGTTTATGCAGGTCGATGCACTGGCATAAGCATGTACAGAAGACAAGAATGAGGACATAAGTTTCTTCATGTAAatcggtaaaaatttgagaggAGAAAGGACACAGCAGGAGGAAGGTCATAGGAACATACCTCAAGAAATACCCATGTTCTGCTGCAATACCGAGCTTTTCGCAAGGCGAGAACCAATTGCTCAAGATTTCCTTGGTTCTTCCACTCACAATGAAGACTGTATTCTTAGGGTCAGCACACAGTGTATTCAAAGTTGATACAACTTCTTCAGTCGGAGAGTTCATAATAGAGCTCTGTGCCTTAACTGTGCCATCATAATCTAACAATATGGCCCTTGCTTTTGACCGGTTGTAAGCTGACAGTATCGTAGCTATCGAGAGCTTTCTGAAATTAGGATCAAGTGCCACAACTCTGAACCCGAAGCCAAAGCCAATTCCCCAGCATCTTTTCCTGAAATGTTCAGCACATATCCGCCCCATGTCTTGCAAAAAGCTATGGGACCAGTAAGCCACATCATGCTTACTAACATACCGATAATGCTTCTCATGTCGCAACTGCTTTTCAGAGTCATTTGCTGCAATGGCCTCATTCATAGCCTCCGCAGTGGCTTCGACATTCCATGGATTGACACGAATTGCCCCACTGAGCGACGGAGAGCAACCGATAAATTCAGATATTACCAGCATACTCTTTTTAGGcccttctaaacttaaaaacgACTCTGCATCAGACAATCCTTGTCTACAAGCGACATACTCATAAGGAGTGAGGTTCATTCCATCCCTTAAAGCTGTGACAACGACACACTCAGCAATGCTATAGTAAGCAACCTTTTCACTCGCTAGAACAGGCCTATCGATGAAGATGATCGGCTGATAACCTGGTTGGCCATACTCCTCGTTtatcctcttgcaatttttttgtatttcagCCATTACTTGATCTATGTTTATTCCTCTCCCTCTTGCAGGATTAACAATCTGGATCAAAACAGCCTTTCCCTTCCACTTTGGATGTTGCTTGAGCATCTGCTCCATCGCTAAGATTTTCAAGTCAACGCCTTTAAAAATGTCCAGGTCATCAACGCCAAGCAAAACCGTTTTCCCATTGAACTTCTGTCTCAGCTCCTCTACCCTATACTCCTCTTCTGCTTGCTTCATCAATGATTCGATACGACGCATATGAACGCCAACTGGCATAATCTTGATCCCAATAGTCCTCCCATAATACTCCAGTCCTATGTAACCTCTCTTTGATTGGTACTCTAAACCTAACATCCTACtgcaacaagaaagaaaatgtcgAGCATAATCGAAGGTGTGAAACCCAATCACATCGGAGTTGAGTAAAGCCTTCAGTATCTCATCCCTCACGGGGAGTGTCCGATAGATCTCGGACGAGGGGAACGGGCTGTGAAGGAAAAACCCCATCCTTACGCGGTTGAATCGCCTTCTCAAGAATGTTGGCAGCACCATCAAATGGTAGTCATGTATCCAGATGTAATCATCATCAGGATTTAACACCTCAACCACTTTTTGGGCGAACAACTTATTCGCAGAAATGTAAGCTTCCCATGAAGACCGATCAAAATGGCCGCCATGTTCTGCTGTGAAGGGCAACATGTAGTGAAAGAGTGGCCACAACTGCCTCTTGCAGAAGCCA is a genomic window containing:
- the LOC115733417 gene encoding probable alpha,alpha-trehalose-phosphate synthase [UDP-forming] 7 encodes the protein MMSRSYTNLVDLATGNFPVMGSEKKRFPRIMTVPGNIAELDDDQAYSVTSENPSSVSSDRMIIVGNQLPLKATRRPDNTGWSFSWNEDSLLLQLKHGFADDMEVFYVGLLKVGVDPSEQDDVSQTLLEKFKCVPAFLPSDMHSKFYDGFCKRQLWPLFHYMLPFTAEHGGHFDRSSWEAYISANKLFAQKVVEVLNPDDDYIWIHDYHLMVLPTFLRRRFNRVRMGFFLHSPFPSSEIYRTLPVRDEILKALLNSDVIGFHTFDYARHFLSCCSRMLGLEYQSKRGYIGLEYYGRTIGIKIMPVGVHMRRIESLMKQAEEEYRVEELRQKFNGKTVLLGVDDLDIFKGVDLKILAMEQMLKQHPKWKGKAVLIQIVNPARGRGINIDQVMAEIQKNCKRINEEYGQPGYQPIIFIDRPVLASEKVAYYSIAECVVVTALRDGMNLTPYEYVACRQGLSDAESFLSLEGPKKSMLVISEFIGCSPSLSGAIRVNPWNVEATAEAMNEAIAANDSEKQLRHEKHYRYVSKHDVAYWSHSFLQDMGRICAEHFRKRCWGIGFGFGFRVVALDPNFRKLSIATILSAYNRSKARAILLDYDGTVKAQSSIMNSPTEEVVSTLNTLCADPKNTVFIVSGRTKEILSNWFSPCEKLGIAAEHGYFLRWSQKEEWEVCGQNSDFGWMHITEPVMQQYTEATDGSSIEAKESALVWQYRDADLGFGSSQGKEMLDHLESVLANEPVSVKSGHFIVEVKPQGATKGAVAEKVFTAMAENGKQADFVLCIGDDRSDEDMFEMIGNVVSRDILSSNTAVFACTVGQKPSKARYYLDDTSEVRNMLESLAEASDSLPTQEEEEEEELDSPH